The Mucilaginibacter gracilis genomic interval ATAAATGCTATAATTGGGTAATAGTGTTGCTGTACCAACTATGGTAGCCATAACACAGGCCGAAGCACCTACAACGGTTGAAACCGCCTTAACCTCAGAAAAAAGCGGAAATAAATTGTACGCCGCCACATAAAAAAAGGCACCTGCCAAACCCCCAAAAAAGTAAATGGTTAATAATTTTTTACCTCCAAGATATTCCTCAAAAATTTGGCCTATCCAAAAAAACCATAACATGTTAAACAGGATGTGGAAAATACCATCGTGCATAAACATGTAAGTAACAGGTGTCCAAAAACGGGTTAAGAGCTTTGGAAGTGACGATGGCAGTGCGAGGTAGCTAACTATCAGATCGTGAAAAAAATCCTGCCGGGTAATTAACAACTCGAAAACGTAAACAATGCCCAGCACCAAAAATACTGCTACATTAATGCCTATAAGCAGGTTTACTTTTCTTCCAGAATGTATTACCTTAAAACGTATCTCTTCCCAAATAGTGCTCATAATTTAATTAACAAAATTTAGTGGTAAAAATTGTCGCGCCGGTTTAATCCCCATATTTTTATCATAATAAAACCAAATAGTGCTCCGCCAATGTGCGCAAAATGCGCTACCGAATCGCCCTTAAATTGCCCCAGTCCCGAAATTAATTCAAAAACCACGTAACCCGAAACAAAATATTTTGCCTTAATAGGTATCGGGAAAAATATAAGCATTAACTCAACGTCCGGAAAAAGTACTGCAAAGGCTATCAATATCCCAAAAACCGCTCCCGACGCTCCCAAAATTGGCGTATAATAAATCTCTGCCATTTTTTGATAAGCTGGCGAGCCTTCTAAAACTGTCCAGTCAACAACGGTGTACGTTCTAACAATATTATGAATTTCTATGGCTTGTACAGCCATGTTACAAAACAATGCACCTATACCGCATATAAAGTAAAAATTAAAAAAGCGCTTTGAACCCATTGTTTGTTCGAGCGCGGGCCCAAAAATGAACAAGGCGAACATGTTGCCAATGATGTGCATGATATTATTGGGGTCGTGCATAAACATGTACGAAATAATTTGCCAGGGCTTAAAAAGTTCAGAATCAAAATAAAATGCCGAAAAGAGCCTCACCATATTAATATGACTACCTAATAACCAGGTAGCTACATAAAAAATAATATTTATAATTAGTAAGTTTTTTACTACCGGTGTTAAATTAGCCAATGGCGACTGCCTGTAATTACTCATGTTATGTTTGCGTAAACGCTGTTATTTTTCAAATTTTTCTAAAAGTTCGGCCAAAGTAAATGTAATAATTATGGGCTTGCCACTCAATGATATATTGGGCATTTGGCAGGCAAATAACTGATCTACCAATATATTCATTTCTTCGAGTGATAGCCTGGTGCCTGCTTTAATGGCACCGTTGCGCGCCAGCGCCCGGGCCAAATTATCCCGTTTATCTAACTTTAAAATAGCAAGGTTGTTTTTAAAACCTTCTAATAAATGCTCTAATAATTCGTGCTCGTTGGCATTGGGCAATTCGGCTGGTATACCCTCAACTACAACGGTATTTTTACCAAACTCGCGTATATCAAACCCAAGGGCACGCACATCTGGCAGCAGTTCGCGCAGCATCTCAAAATCGGCTCCGTTAAGGGTAACGCTTTGCGGAAATAAAGTTTGCTGGCTTACGCCCGAATGATTTTCTAACTGCTGTAAAAAACGTTCGTACAGTACCCTTTCGTGTGCGTATTGCTGATTTAAAAGCATAAAGCCCGACTTGATCTGCGATAATATTAAACGGTTATGAATCTGAAAAAGTTGCCTCTCGCTCGATTTAATCACCTGTTCATCGTTTATCTCAACCTTTTGTTCGCCCGTATCCATTTGGTGCTGCTGCGGCGCATCACGCTGGCTTATTTGGTACAGGGTATCCCAGTTTGCCGGAATTGCCGATTTTTGATAATCGCCGTGGTTCCTGAAATTAGGATCGCGCTTGGTTGTACTCTCGGCTGCAAACGGATTAAAATCGGGGTTAAAACTAATACTTGGCGCAACAATATCTTCGAGCGGCTTGGCCGTTATTAAATGCTCTATGCTATTTTCCTGGTCAAAATCAATTGTAGGTGTAATATTATACCTGCCCAACGAACGCTTTACCGCCGAGCGGATAATGGCATAAATTGATTTTTCGTCCTGATATTTAATTTCCGTTTTGGTGGGATGAACGTTAATATCAATTTTGGCCGGGTCAATATCAATAAACAAAACGTACAGCGGATAACTTTCATCGGGCAACAACTCCTCAAAGGCCGTCATTACGGCGTGGTTTAAATAGCCATCCTTAATAAAGCGGTTATTCACAAAAAAAAACTGCTCGCCGCGGGTTTTACGCGCAAACTCGGGCTTGCCTACGTAGCCCTTCAGGTTTATGATAGAAGTTTCTTCCTCAACCGGTACCAAACGCTGGTTATATTGATTGCCAAGCAAATGGATAATGCGTTGCTTTAAACTTGCGGAAGGTAAATGGTAAACCTCCTGCCCATCGTGGTGAAGCGTAAAAAATATTTGCGGGTTAGCTAACGCTACACGCTGAAACTCATCAATAATATGCCGCATTTCTACCGGGTTACCCTTTAAAAAATTACGGCGGGCCGGGATATTATAAAACAGGTTTTTAATGCAAATGGATGTTCCGGCATTGCATTGGCAGGCCTCCTGCTTAACAACTTCCGATCCTTCAATTTCTATCAGCGTCCCTAATTCATCTTCAACACGGCGTGTTTTTAACTCAACCTGCGCTATGGCTGCTATTGATGCCATGGCCTCGCCCCTAAAACCCATGGTACGGATGGCAAATAAATCTTCGGCTTTTCGTATTTTTGACGTGGCATGGCGTTCAAAACACATACGGGCATCGGTAAGGCTCATTCCGCAACCGTTATCAATCACCTGTATCAATGATTTTCCGGCATCCTTTAGTATCAGTTGTATTTTATCAGCCCCGGCATCTATGGCATTTTCAATTAGTTCTTTTACGGCCGACGCCGGCCTTTGCACCACTTCGCCCGCTGCAATTTGGTTAGCAACCGAGTCGGGTAAAAGTTGGATTATATCAGACATTTAAAAAAATTCCCTTCAATTT includes:
- a CDS encoding rhomboid family intramembrane serine protease, whose amino-acid sequence is MSTIWEEIRFKVIHSGRKVNLLIGINVAVFLVLGIVYVFELLITRQDFFHDLIVSYLALPSSLPKLLTRFWTPVTYMFMHDGIFHILFNMLWFFWIGQIFEEYLGGKKLLTIYFFGGLAGAFFYVAAYNLFPLFSEVKAVSTVVGASACVMATIVGTATLLPNYSIYLMFLGEVKLKWIAIVYVVFDFLSIVGPNAGGELAHLGGALIGFIYVRQLNRGNDWGDGISKLFKSRSKLKVVVKNSAGSVSSKPRQDEIDNILDKISKVGYDSLSKQEKETLFRASKDDRS
- a CDS encoding rhomboid family intramembrane serine protease; this translates as MSNYRQSPLANLTPVVKNLLIINIIFYVATWLLGSHINMVRLFSAFYFDSELFKPWQIISYMFMHDPNNIMHIIGNMFALFIFGPALEQTMGSKRFFNFYFICGIGALFCNMAVQAIEIHNIVRTYTVVDWTVLEGSPAYQKMAEIYYTPILGASGAVFGILIAFAVLFPDVELMLIFFPIPIKAKYFVSGYVVFELISGLGQFKGDSVAHFAHIGGALFGFIMIKIWGLNRRDNFYH
- the mutL gene encoding DNA mismatch repair endonuclease MutL — protein: MSDIIQLLPDSVANQIAAGEVVQRPASAVKELIENAIDAGADKIQLILKDAGKSLIQVIDNGCGMSLTDARMCFERHATSKIRKAEDLFAIRTMGFRGEAMASIAAIAQVELKTRRVEDELGTLIEIEGSEVVKQEACQCNAGTSICIKNLFYNIPARRNFLKGNPVEMRHIIDEFQRVALANPQIFFTLHHDGQEVYHLPSASLKQRIIHLLGNQYNQRLVPVEEETSIINLKGYVGKPEFARKTRGEQFFFVNNRFIKDGYLNHAVMTAFEELLPDESYPLYVLFIDIDPAKIDINVHPTKTEIKYQDEKSIYAIIRSAVKRSLGRYNITPTIDFDQENSIEHLITAKPLEDIVAPSISFNPDFNPFAAESTTKRDPNFRNHGDYQKSAIPANWDTLYQISQRDAPQQHQMDTGEQKVEINDEQVIKSSERQLFQIHNRLILSQIKSGFMLLNQQYAHERVLYERFLQQLENHSGVSQQTLFPQSVTLNGADFEMLRELLPDVRALGFDIREFGKNTVVVEGIPAELPNANEHELLEHLLEGFKNNLAILKLDKRDNLARALARNGAIKAGTRLSLEEMNILVDQLFACQMPNISLSGKPIIITFTLAELLEKFEK